Part of the Labrenzia sp. PHM005 genome is shown below.
GCGGTCACCGGCATCAAACGCGGTGCCGATGGCGCGGTCGAAGGCGTTGAGACTGCCAAGGGCTTCATCAAGGCCAAAAAGGTTGGTGTTGTTGCCGCCGGCCACACGTCGACGGTCATGGATATGGCCGGTGTCCGAGTGCCGCTAGAAAGCTTCCCGTTGCAGGCGCTGGTTTCCGAACCGGTCAAACCCGCTTTCCCGTGTGTGGTCATGTCCAACACGATCCACGCCTATATTTCCCAGTCTGACAAGGGCGAACTGGTGATCGGTGCGGGCACCGACCAGTTCATTTCCTACAGCCAAACCGGCGGCATTCACATCACCAACCACACAATCGACGCGATCTGCGAACTGTTCCCGCATTTCCGCCGTATGCGCATGCTCCGCAACTGGGGCGGCATCGTGGATGTGACTCCGGACCGCTCACCAATCCTGTCCAAGACCCCGGTTCAAGGCCTCTATGTCAACTGCGGCTGGGGCACCGGCGGCTTCAAGGCAACACCGGGATCAGGCCACGTCTTTGCGCACACCATCGCCAAAGACGAGCCGCATCCGATCAATGCACCCTTCACCATCGACCGGTTCAAAACCGGACGTCTCATCGACGAAGCAGCCGCAGCTGCTGTTGCGCACTAAGGGGAGAATTCAGACATGCTGTTGGTTTACTGCCCTTATTGCAAGGTCAAGCGTCCGGAAACTGAGTTTTCCTGCCGCGGCCAGGCCCATATCGCCCGCCCGGCGAATCCGTCCGAAGTTACAGACGAAGAGTGGGTTGAGTACCTTTACATGCGCGACAACACCAAAGGTGTTTATGCCGAGCGCTGGCGCCACATCCACGGCTGCGGACGGTTCTTCAACGCCGTGCGTGACACTGTGAGCGACAAATTCTTGACGTTTTACAAGGCCGGCGAACCATGCCCGGATCTTGAAGCATTGGCCAAGGAGGCCGGCAAATGAGCCAGCCATTCCGTACAGAAAAAGGCGGCCGCATCGACCGCGGCGCACAGCTGACCTTCACCTTCGATGGTGAGGAAATGCAGGGCCATAAAGGCGACACGCTTGCCTCAGCTTTGCTGGCAAACGGTGTTCACCTGGTCGGTCGGTCGTTCAAATACCACCGCCCGCGTGGCATCATCACCGCCGGGTCTGAAGAGCCGAACGCGTTGGTTGGCGTTTACCGCAAGGGCGACCAGACGCCGAACTTGCGTGCCACTCAAGTCGAGGTCTACCAAGGCCTGGAAGCAGTTTCTCAGAACCG
Proteins encoded:
- a CDS encoding sarcosine oxidase subunit delta, which gives rise to MLLVYCPYCKVKRPETEFSCRGQAHIARPANPSEVTDEEWVEYLYMRDNTKGVYAERWRHIHGCGRFFNAVRDTVSDKFLTFYKAGEPCPDLEALAKEAGK
- a CDS encoding sarcosine oxidase subunit beta family protein, whose protein sequence is MKRYSFLELAKNAFSAHQNWGRQWRAPEPKAEYDVVIIGAGGHGLATAYYLAKEHGVRNVAVLEKGWLGGGNTGRNTTIVRSNYLWEESAALYNHAINLWDGLSQDLNYNVMYSARGVMMLAHTVHDVQVAQRHIHANRLAGVQNEWLTPEQAKEYCPPLNISKDIRYPVMGAALQRVGGTARHDAVAWGYARGADAMGVDIIQNCAVTGIKRGADGAVEGVETAKGFIKAKKVGVVAAGHTSTVMDMAGVRVPLESFPLQALVSEPVKPAFPCVVMSNTIHAYISQSDKGELVIGAGTDQFISYSQTGGIHITNHTIDAICELFPHFRRMRMLRNWGGIVDVTPDRSPILSKTPVQGLYVNCGWGTGGFKATPGSGHVFAHTIAKDEPHPINAPFTIDRFKTGRLIDEAAAAAVAH